Proteins from a single region of Caloramator sp. E03:
- a CDS encoding YkuS family protein, with amino-acid sequence MNKKVAVEQNLDNVREYLEKKGIKTERFSGSQLINASNISKYDAIIVSGSNKDLLGIEDTSTKVPVIDATGMTPEQIYQNLTR; translated from the coding sequence ATGAATAAAAAAGTTGCAGTTGAGCAAAACTTAGATAACGTTAGAGAATATCTTGAAAAAAAAGGAATTAAGACCGAAAGGTTCAGTGGCAGTCAGCTTATTAATGCATCTAATATTTCTAAATATGATGCAATAATAGTTTCTGGTAGCAATAAAGATTTACTTGGAATTGAAGATACAAGCACAAAAGTTCCGGTTATAGATGCTACAGGTATGACGCCAGAACAAATATATCAAAACTTAACAAGATAA
- a CDS encoding phosphatidylserine decarboxylase family protein translates to MTKISIRKESIPYVIILILATILSYYFLPLLAIIPLILALFVLFFFRDPFRNIEYCEKNILSPADGKVMAITEFYEDTFIKGKAKKVTIFLSIFNVHINRSPICGKVTYVNYRPGKYLPAFKSHASEINERNTIGIENDKIRVLVHQITGFVARRIVCWSKLGDELKQGEKFGLIKFGSCTEIIVPYDVEIKVKKGDIVRGGITIIGVTK, encoded by the coding sequence ATGACAAAAATTTCTATCAGAAAAGAAAGTATACCTTATGTTATTATTCTAATACTTGCTACAATACTATCATATTATTTTCTTCCTTTACTTGCAATAATACCATTGATATTGGCATTATTTGTTTTATTCTTTTTTAGAGATCCTTTTAGGAATATTGAGTACTGCGAAAAAAATATTTTATCACCAGCAGATGGCAAAGTAATGGCTATAACAGAATTCTATGAAGATACTTTTATAAAGGGAAAAGCTAAAAAAGTAACAATCTTTCTTTCTATTTTCAATGTTCACATAAATAGAAGCCCTATATGTGGGAAGGTAACATACGTAAACTATAGACCAGGAAAGTATCTTCCTGCTTTTAAAAGTCATGCTTCCGAAATAAATGAAAGAAATACAATAGGGATAGAAAATGATAAAATTAGAGTATTAGTTCATCAAATTACAGGTTTTGTAGCAAGACGTATTGTTTGTTGGTCTAAATTAGGCGATGAACTAAAACAAGGAGAAAAATTCGGACTTATTAAATTTGGTTCCTGTACTGAAATTATAGTACCTTATGATGTTGAAATTAAAGTCAAAAAAGGTGATATTGTAAGAGGTGGTATTACAATTATAGGGGTGACTAAATAA
- a CDS encoding YitT family protein: MNIRKDILKRVIMVFIGGLITSIGLNAFIIPHKLLSGGVSGISIIIQYITGIPAGYLIFIFNIPIFLFGMKEVDRDFIIFSLIGMLSFSIFLVLTGNIDVYFRINDILLSAIYGGVINGIGMGLTFRNRASQGGTDIIAVAAKKKFGINISTVSFLINGLIVLAGAALNNIEAALYTLISMYIGYFIMDKVIEGFDRKKMIFIVTEKEKEVSEAIMKEIGRGITLIYGEGAYTGHSKKIIYCIVTATQLAKTKKMIEDIDEKCFMSIIDASEVHGKGFKRPAI, encoded by the coding sequence TTGAATATTCGAAAGGATATTTTGAAAAGAGTTATAATGGTATTTATAGGTGGGCTTATTACTTCAATAGGTTTAAATGCATTTATAATTCCTCATAAACTTTTAAGTGGAGGAGTTTCTGGTATATCTATAATAATACAATATATAACGGGGATTCCTGCAGGGTACTTAATATTTATTTTTAATATACCTATATTTTTATTTGGAATGAAAGAAGTTGATAGAGATTTTATAATTTTTAGCCTTATTGGCATGCTGTCTTTTTCTATTTTTTTAGTATTAACTGGAAATATAGATGTTTATTTTAGAATTAATGACATACTTTTATCTGCAATATATGGAGGAGTTATTAATGGTATTGGAATGGGGTTAACATTTAGGAATAGAGCATCACAAGGTGGAACTGATATAATAGCTGTTGCTGCCAAGAAAAAATTTGGAATTAATATATCTACAGTATCTTTTTTAATAAATGGGTTAATAGTATTAGCAGGAGCAGCTTTAAATAACATTGAGGCAGCTTTATATACACTTATATCAATGTATATCGGATACTTTATAATGGATAAAGTGATAGAAGGATTTGATAGAAAAAAGATGATATTTATTGTCACTGAAAAGGAAAAAGAAGTATCAGAGGCTATAATGAAAGAAATAGGAAGAGGGATTACTCTTATATATGGTGAAGGTGCTTATACAGGACATTCTAAGAAAATAATATACTGTATAGTAACTGCCACTCAGCTTGCAAAAACTAAAAAGATGATTGAAGATATAGATGAAAAATGTTTTATGTCAATTATAGATGCTTCAGAAGTTCACGGAAAAGGATTTAAAAGACCAGCAATATAA
- the sleB gene encoding spore cortex-lytic enzyme, with translation MKKVFLSCWLIFTGYLLYLIISMSNITYFTASYQYGSRGETVIKIQTKLKNWGYYDGPIDGIYGYKTYSAVKYFQRKNGLYPDGIVGPKTLAALGISESKSLGSDSYSSNQKLLSRAISGEARGEPYIGQVAVGGVIINRTRDPRFPNTIPGVIYQPGAFTAVSDGQINLEPVSSAVKASIDALNGWDPSGGALYYYNPEKTTNKWIWSRPVIKVIGKHVFCK, from the coding sequence GTGAAAAAAGTGTTTTTATCATGTTGGCTAATATTTACGGGATACTTACTTTATTTAATTATTAGTATGAGCAATATTACATATTTTACTGCATCTTATCAATATGGTTCAAGGGGGGAAACTGTAATTAAAATACAAACAAAACTTAAGAATTGGGGATATTATGATGGCCCAATTGATGGAATATATGGTTATAAAACCTATAGTGCCGTAAAATACTTTCAAAGAAAAAATGGTTTATATCCTGACGGTATTGTAGGACCTAAAACTCTTGCAGCACTGGGAATAAGTGAAAGTAAAAGTTTAGGTAGTGACAGCTATAGTTCAAATCAAAAATTGCTATCAAGGGCTATTTCTGGCGAAGCAAGAGGAGAACCATATATTGGTCAAGTTGCTGTTGGAGGTGTAATAATTAATAGAACAAGAGATCCCAGATTCCCAAATACAATACCTGGCGTAATATATCAACCAGGAGCCTTTACAGCTGTATCTGATGGTCAAATTAATTTAGAGCCTGTCAGCAGTGCAGTTAAAGCATCTATTGATGCACTAAATGGATGGGATCCTTCAGGAGGAGCACTTTATTATTATAATCCAGAAAAAACTACCAATAAATGGATATGGTCAAGGCCGGTTATTAAAGTTATAGGAAAACATGTATTTTGTAAATAG
- the cysK gene encoding cysteine synthase A: MIYNNIYETIGNTPVIRLKNIIKGDMAEVLVKLEYFNPGGSIKDRIALSMIEDAERRGILKPNGTIIEPTSGNTGIGIAMIGAAKGYRVIIVMPETMSIERRKLIKAYGAEIILTEGTKGMRGAIEMAEKLAQENGYFMPLQFENYANPLAHEKATAFEILKQTEGKLDILVCGVGTGGTITGVGKVLKREIPGIKVVAVEPKDSAVLSGKNPGPHKIQGIGAGFVPKILDLGIIDEIITVSNEDAIETARTVGRKEGVLVGISSGAAIYGAIKKAKEIGKGKRVLTIAPDTGERYLSTELFNME; this comes from the coding sequence ATGATATATAACAATATTTATGAAACTATTGGTAACACCCCAGTTATAAGACTTAAAAATATTATAAAAGGAGATATGGCTGAAGTTCTTGTTAAGCTTGAGTATTTCAATCCAGGGGGAAGTATTAAAGATAGAATTGCACTATCAATGATTGAAGATGCTGAGAGGAGAGGAATATTAAAACCCAATGGTACTATAATAGAGCCTACAAGTGGAAATACAGGAATAGGCATAGCTATGATAGGTGCAGCAAAAGGATACAGGGTAATTATTGTTATGCCAGAAACAATGAGTATTGAAAGAAGAAAACTTATAAAAGCTTATGGAGCAGAAATTATTTTAACTGAAGGTACAAAGGGAATGAGAGGAGCTATAGAAATGGCTGAAAAACTTGCACAAGAAAATGGCTATTTTATGCCTTTACAGTTTGAAAACTATGCTAACCCATTAGCTCATGAGAAAGCTACGGCATTTGAAATATTAAAGCAAACAGAAGGAAAGCTTGATATATTAGTATGTGGAGTTGGTACTGGCGGTACTATAACTGGAGTTGGAAAAGTTTTAAAAAGGGAGATACCAGGCATAAAGGTTGTTGCAGTTGAACCTAAAGATTCAGCTGTGTTATCTGGTAAAAATCCTGGACCTCATAAAATACAGGGAATTGGAGCAGGATTTGTGCCTAAGATACTTGATTTAGGAATTATTGATGAAATAATTACAGTATCCAATGAAGATGCTATAGAAACTGCAAGAACAGTTGGAAGAAAGGAAGGAGTACTTGTTGGAATATCGTCAGGTGCTGCAATATACGGAGCAATAAAAAAAGCTAAAGAGATAGGCAAAGGTAAAAGAGTATTAACTATTGCCCCTGATACGGGTGAAAGATATTTATCAACGGAATTATTTAATATGGAGTGA
- the epsC gene encoding serine O-acetyltransferase EpsC, which produces MFKTIINEAKNIMEKDPAAKSIIEVILCYPGLWAIIFYRIAHKLYLKRKFVIARIISQIARNITGIEIHPGAKIGKNLFIDHGMGVVIGETAEIGDNVTIYHGVTLGGTGKDKGKRHPTVEDNVMIGAGAKILGPIRIGKNAKVGANAVVLNDVPANVTVCGIPATIVKPKEKNVLYIYSDMVI; this is translated from the coding sequence ATGTTCAAAACGATAATAAATGAAGCAAAAAACATCATGGAAAAAGATCCAGCAGCAAAATCTATTATAGAAGTTATATTATGCTATCCAGGTTTATGGGCTATAATATTCTATAGAATAGCACATAAATTATATTTAAAAAGAAAATTTGTGATTGCAAGAATTATATCCCAAATAGCAAGGAATATTACAGGTATTGAAATTCATCCAGGAGCTAAAATTGGAAAAAATTTATTTATAGATCATGGTATGGGAGTTGTAATAGGAGAAACAGCAGAAATTGGTGATAATGTTACTATATATCATGGTGTAACATTAGGAGGAACAGGAAAGGATAAAGGCAAAAGACATCCTACTGTTGAAGATAATGTAATGATAGGTGCTGGAGCAAAGATACTTGGGCCTATTCGAATCGGCAAGAATGCAAAGGTAGGTGCAAATGCAGTCGTTCTTAATGATGTACCTGCAAATGTTACTGTATGTGGAATTCCTGCTACAATAGTAAAACCAAAAGAGAAAAACGTTTTATATATTTACTCTGATATGGTGATATAA
- a CDS encoding YegS/Rv2252/BmrU family lipid kinase, producing the protein MKKARLIYNPYSGDRTFRIKLDMVIDKLQKGGYEVIPHRTMSVDDIYKSFFAGGTFDCVIVSGGDGTINHVINAMIKNDLDVPVGIIPSGTSNDFAAHLNIPKRVSQACDIIVKGNIIEIDVGKINERYFVNVAAAGLLTDVSQKIDINLKNTLGKMAYYIKGIEQLPNFKAIPISIQHNDNLIEEMVYLFVILNGSTAGGFKLAPDATAFDGKLNLIAVKECNIIELFNLFIKMLKGEHLESSNIIYLKGKEFEINCKENIETDIDGESGPDFPLNISISDKKLKVFVP; encoded by the coding sequence ATGAAGAAAGCAAGACTTATATATAATCCATATTCAGGTGATAGAACATTTAGAATAAAGCTGGACATGGTAATAGATAAATTGCAAAAGGGAGGATATGAGGTAATCCCACATAGAACGATGTCAGTTGATGATATATATAAAAGTTTTTTTGCTGGAGGAACCTTTGATTGTGTAATAGTATCAGGAGGAGATGGTACAATTAATCATGTAATAAATGCAATGATAAAAAATGATTTAGATGTACCTGTAGGCATAATACCTTCTGGTACGTCAAATGATTTTGCAGCACACTTAAATATACCTAAAAGGGTTAGCCAGGCATGTGATATAATAGTTAAAGGCAATATAATAGAGATTGATGTTGGCAAGATAAATGAAAGATATTTTGTAAATGTTGCAGCAGCAGGACTTTTAACAGACGTATCTCAAAAAATAGATATAAACCTTAAAAACACTCTTGGGAAAATGGCTTATTACATTAAGGGAATAGAACAGTTGCCTAATTTTAAGGCAATACCTATATCTATACAGCACAATGATAATTTAATAGAAGAAATGGTATATTTGTTTGTTATTTTAAACGGTTCCACGGCAGGAGGATTTAAGCTTGCTCCTGATGCTACTGCATTTGATGGTAAGCTTAACCTTATTGCAGTTAAAGAGTGCAATATAATAGAACTTTTCAATTTGTTTATAAAGATGTTAAAAGGAGAACACCTGGAAAGTAGCAATATAATCTACTTAAAAGGAAAAGAATTCGAAATCAATTGTAAGGAAAATATTGAAACCGATATTGATGGGGAATCAGGTCCTGATTTTCCTTTAAATATATCTATTTCGGATAAAAAACTGAAAGTATTTGTACCATAA
- a CDS encoding carbon-nitrogen hydrolase family protein, whose protein sequence is MVKIALCQTKVKENLQANIDNAYKMISEACKNGANIVALGEMFNCPYAGKYFSVYAEEEKNSKTIDMLRNLSKEKGIYIIGGSVPEKEDNNIYNTAYVFNPKGEIIAKHRKIHLFDVDIENGIRFFESDYLTAGNSVTVFDTEYLKIGLCICYDIRFPELIRKMALMGAKIVFVPAAFNMTTGPAHWEILFRTRALDNQIYMAGISPARDYEGLYTAYGHSLIVNPWGKIISQAGEGEEIVYSDIDVNIINKIRNELPLLKHRRPEIYV, encoded by the coding sequence ATGGTAAAAATTGCTCTATGTCAAACTAAAGTTAAAGAAAATCTTCAGGCAAATATTGATAATGCTTATAAAATGATAAGTGAGGCCTGTAAGAATGGGGCTAATATTGTTGCACTTGGAGAAATGTTTAATTGTCCTTATGCCGGTAAATATTTTTCTGTTTATGCAGAAGAAGAAAAAAACAGCAAAACTATAGATATGCTAAGGAATTTAAGTAAAGAAAAAGGAATATATATTATTGGAGGATCTGTACCTGAAAAAGAGGATAATAATATATATAATACTGCTTATGTTTTTAATCCAAAAGGAGAGATAATTGCAAAGCATAGAAAGATACATTTATTTGATGTTGATATTGAAAATGGGATAAGATTTTTTGAGTCTGACTACCTTACTGCTGGGAACAGTGTAACAGTATTTGATACAGAATATTTAAAAATAGGACTTTGTATATGTTACGATATAAGGTTTCCAGAACTTATAAGAAAAATGGCTCTTATGGGAGCTAAAATTGTATTTGTACCTGCTGCTTTTAATATGACAACAGGACCAGCCCATTGGGAAATATTATTTAGAACCCGTGCACTTGATAATCAAATTTATATGGCTGGTATATCTCCTGCAAGGGATTATGAAGGTCTTTATACAGCTTATGGACATTCATTAATCGTTAATCCTTGGGGTAAAATTATATCCCAGGCAGGCGAAGGAGAGGAGATAGTTTATTCTGATATAGATGTTAATATAATAAATAAGATAAGAAATGAGCTCCCTCTATTAAAACATAGAAGACCAGAAATTTATGTATAA
- a CDS encoding YgiQ family radical SAM protein: MSEFLPVSIEDMKKRGWEELDFIFISGDAYIDHPSFGHAIITRLLEHNGFRVGIIPQPDWKSKDSFMKLGRPKIAFLVSSGNIDSMVNHYTAAKKRRNNDFYSPGGKTGYRPDRAVIVYCNRIREAFSDVPIIIGGIEASLRRFAHYDYWDDRVRNSILIDSSADLLIYGMGERAIMEIANLLNFGKKIKDIKNINGICYISDNIDELKDFIQLPSFEEVSMDKKSYAKAFKIQYEEQDPIRGKTLVQRFRNKYLVQNPPAMPLNRDELDLIYSLPYKRTYHPMYKKLGGIPALQEVEFSITSNRGCFGGCSFCALHFHQGRIVQSRSDENILKEAEILTKLPTFKGYIHDVGGPTANFKNPSCEKQLEHGVCKSRQCLFPTPCPNLEVSHLDYLNLLRKIRKLKGVKKVFIRSGIRYDYLLYDKNNEFFNELVKYHVSGQLKVAPEHVSYKVLKLMGKPPRKVYDRFKEKYFEINKKYGLKQFLVPYLMSSHPGSDINAAIELAEYIRDMGYNPEQVQDFYPTPGSLSTTMYYTELNPITGEKVYVPKSLDEKAMQRALLQFKDPKNYDLVYKALKMAGREDLIGYDRKCLIPPVKPKRYTKVKR; the protein is encoded by the coding sequence ATGTCAGAATTTTTACCTGTTAGTATTGAGGATATGAAAAAGCGAGGATGGGAGGAACTTGATTTTATATTTATATCAGGGGACGCATACATTGATCATCCATCATTTGGTCACGCTATTATAACAAGATTACTTGAACACAATGGCTTTAGAGTTGGAATAATACCTCAGCCTGATTGGAAAAGCAAAGATAGTTTTATGAAACTTGGTAGACCTAAAATAGCTTTTTTGGTATCCTCTGGTAATATAGATTCAATGGTTAATCACTATACTGCTGCTAAAAAAAGAAGGAATAATGATTTTTACTCACCTGGGGGTAAAACTGGTTATAGGCCTGATAGAGCAGTTATAGTTTATTGCAACAGAATAAGGGAAGCCTTTTCTGATGTACCAATTATAATAGGTGGCATTGAAGCAAGTTTAAGGCGATTTGCACATTATGATTATTGGGATGATAGAGTTAGAAATTCTATACTTATAGATAGCAGTGCAGATCTTTTAATATACGGTATGGGCGAAAGAGCTATAATGGAAATTGCAAACCTTTTAAATTTTGGGAAAAAAATAAAGGATATAAAAAATATAAATGGCATTTGTTATATCTCTGATAATATAGATGAACTTAAAGATTTTATACAATTGCCATCCTTTGAAGAAGTAAGTATGGATAAAAAATCCTATGCAAAGGCATTTAAAATTCAGTATGAGGAGCAGGATCCTATAAGAGGAAAAACACTGGTTCAGAGATTCAGAAATAAATATTTAGTACAAAATCCACCTGCTATGCCTTTAAATAGAGATGAATTAGATTTAATATATTCTCTTCCCTACAAAAGAACCTACCACCCAATGTATAAGAAGTTAGGTGGTATTCCTGCTTTGCAAGAAGTAGAGTTTAGTATAACGTCAAACCGTGGATGCTTTGGTGGATGCTCTTTTTGTGCACTGCATTTTCATCAGGGAAGAATAGTTCAATCAAGAAGTGACGAAAATATTTTAAAAGAAGCCGAAATTTTAACTAAGCTTCCTACATTTAAAGGATATATCCATGATGTAGGTGGGCCAACTGCTAATTTTAAAAATCCGTCATGTGAAAAACAATTAGAACATGGAGTATGTAAAAGCAGGCAGTGCTTATTCCCTACACCATGTCCTAACCTTGAAGTAAGCCACTTAGATTATTTAAACTTATTAAGAAAAATTCGAAAGCTTAAAGGAGTTAAAAAAGTATTCATAAGATCAGGAATTAGATATGATTATCTACTATATGATAAAAATAATGAATTTTTTAATGAACTTGTTAAGTATCACGTTAGTGGCCAACTAAAAGTTGCACCTGAACATGTTTCTTATAAAGTTTTAAAGCTTATGGGTAAACCTCCAAGAAAAGTTTACGATAGATTCAAGGAAAAGTACTTTGAAATAAATAAAAAATATGGTCTTAAGCAGTTTTTGGTTCCTTATCTAATGTCAAGCCATCCTGGAAGCGATATAAATGCAGCAATTGAGCTTGCAGAATACATTAGAGATATGGGATATAATCCTGAACAAGTACAAGATTTTTATCCAACCCCTGGAAGTCTTTCAACAACAATGTACTACACAGAATTAAATCCTATCACAGGAGAAAAAGTTTATGTACCTAAATCTTTAGATGAGAAGGCTATGCAAAGAGCCCTACTGCAGTTTAAAGATCCTAAAAATTATGATCTTGTTTACAAAGCATTGAAAATGGCTGGTCGTGAAGACCTTATAGGATATGATAGAAAATGCCTTATTCCTCCTGTAAAACCAAAAAGATATACAAAAGTTAAAAGGTGA
- the pssA gene encoding CDP-diacylglycerol--serine O-phosphatidyltransferase produces the protein MNYKLLPSIFTFLNLSFGMLSILFTLTNNTKLAALMIIISAFVDRYDGKIARKFDAVTLFGKELDSLSDLISFGAAPAILCWSLFLSNFGIIGYIITILFPIAGAYRLARFNVTQFNNVYMGVPITVAGGIIALDCLLNIFILEHNLISTILMLILSFLMVSKVKIQKR, from the coding sequence ATGAATTATAAACTATTACCAAGTATATTTACTTTTTTAAATTTGTCCTTTGGTATGCTTTCAATACTTTTTACACTTACAAATAATACAAAACTTGCTGCACTTATGATTATAATATCTGCTTTTGTTGATAGATATGATGGTAAGATTGCAAGAAAATTTGATGCTGTTACCCTGTTTGGAAAAGAACTTGATTCTCTATCGGATCTTATTTCCTTTGGAGCTGCACCTGCAATTCTATGTTGGAGCTTATTTTTAAGTAACTTTGGTATCATAGGATATATTATTACAATTCTTTTCCCTATCGCAGGAGCTTATAGACTTGCAAGGTTTAACGTTACTCAGTTTAATAACGTATATATGGGAGTTCCAATAACTGTAGCTGGTGGGATAATTGCACTCGACTGCTTATTGAATATATTTATATTAGAACATAATCTAATTTCTACTATATTAATGTTAATATTATCTTTTTTAATGGTAAGTAAAGTTAAAATTCAAAAAAGATAA
- a CDS encoding TVP38/TMEM64 family protein yields the protein MRGNSNNLKKFFAIVFVTIIVIFLIYLKAIIKVNFKFCNYHILKRFILSYGKLSVLIYILIYSLKPLALVIPASLLSVISGALYGPIYGTMYSMIGVFISSSLAFFVARILGKEAVDKIVKGKIAKLDDDIEKKGLIVMLILRLSVVFPLDPLSYAAGLTKIKYRDFIIGTIVGTLPEVFIYNYFGTNIQKPFNKYNIFSILFIVILILISFIVQSKRKNRMN from the coding sequence ATGAGAGGAAATAGCAATAATCTTAAAAAGTTTTTTGCTATTGTTTTTGTTACAATTATTGTAATTTTTCTAATATATTTAAAAGCTATTATTAAGGTAAACTTTAAATTTTGTAATTATCATATTCTAAAAAGGTTTATTCTATCTTATGGTAAGCTGTCGGTTTTAATTTATATATTAATATATTCATTAAAGCCTTTGGCATTAGTAATACCGGCTTCATTGCTTTCTGTTATATCAGGAGCTTTATATGGACCAATATATGGAACAATGTATTCTATGATAGGAGTATTTATTTCTTCAAGTTTGGCATTTTTTGTTGCAAGGATATTAGGTAAAGAAGCTGTAGATAAAATAGTAAAAGGCAAGATTGCAAAATTAGATGATGATATAGAAAAAAAAGGCTTAATAGTTATGCTAATATTAAGATTATCAGTAGTTTTTCCTTTAGATCCATTAAGTTATGCAGCAGGTTTGACAAAAATAAAATATAGGGATTTTATAATCGGTACAATAGTTGGAACTTTACCAGAAGTTTTTATATATAATTATTTTGGAACTAATATACAAAAGCCTTTTAACAAGTACAACATTTTTTCTATATTATTTATTGTTATTTTAATATTAATATCTTTTATTGTTCAATCAAAAAGAAAGAATAGGATGAATTAA
- a CDS encoding DedA family protein yields the protein MEKYILEHIKDISSNNPFTIYLFSFINAVLQILFPPYPGDTITILEGYLTSKEHLNLYLLLFSTLSGTYLSSLLLYILSFKYGKSMLSKAFIIKYFNSYKINRIETWFKKYGSFAIIINKFLPGIGSITFIAAGLFKLSPIPAFISIGIATIIHNTFLIVAGRLTGDNIEVIKQTIGEYNKIIIIAVLLIFTMYSYIKFFYKRKHKDIK from the coding sequence ATGGAAAAATATATATTAGAACATATTAAAGATATTTCATCAAACAATCCTTTTACTATATATTTATTTTCCTTTATTAATGCAGTGCTTCAAATATTATTTCCTCCATATCCTGGAGATACTATAACTATTTTAGAAGGATACTTAACCAGTAAAGAACATTTAAACTTATATCTTTTACTTTTTTCAACCCTCTCTGGGACATATTTGAGTAGTTTGCTGCTTTATATTTTAAGCTTTAAATATGGTAAATCAATGCTGTCAAAGGCTTTCATTATAAAATATTTTAATTCATATAAAATCAATAGAATAGAAACATGGTTTAAAAAATATGGTTCCTTTGCAATAATAATTAATAAATTTCTTCCAGGAATTGGTTCTATAACTTTTATAGCTGCTGGGCTTTTTAAACTTTCTCCTATACCTGCTTTTATATCAATAGGAATAGCAACAATTATACATAATACTTTTTTAATTGTAGCTGGGAGGCTCACAGGAGATAATATAGAAGTTATAAAGCAAACTATTGGTGAATATAATAAGATTATAATTATTGCTGTATTGTTAATATTTACAATGTATTCATATATTAAATTTTTTTATAAGAGAAAACATAAAGATATTAAATAA
- a CDS encoding CBS domain-containing protein: protein MKVNEFMSKNIVSASPDTPIVEIAKLMKEHNIGSVPVLKDNRVIGIVTDRDIVLRDVASGKDVNKVTAKDVMTSGVITASPNMDIHDAARIMAEKQVRRLPVVENGRLVGMLSLGDVAIDSKLEDDAGEALSDISKPSNMM from the coding sequence ATGAAAGTAAACGAATTTATGAGCAAAAATATTGTTTCAGCTTCTCCTGATACGCCAATTGTAGAGATTGCAAAGTTGATGAAGGAGCATAATATAGGTTCAGTTCCAGTATTAAAGGATAATAGGGTTATTGGAATTGTTACTGATAGAGACATAGTTTTAAGAGATGTAGCCAGTGGAAAGGATGTTAATAAAGTTACAGCTAAGGATGTTATGACTTCTGGAGTTATAACAGCATCTCCTAATATGGATATACATGATGCCGCCAGAATTATGGCAGAAAAGCAGGTTAGAAGGCTGCCAGTAGTTGAAAATGGCAGACTTGTAGGTATGCTATCACTTGGTGATGTAGCAATTGATTCTAAGCTTGAGGATGATGCTGGAGAAGCTTTAAGTGATATATCTAAACCATCCAATATGATGTAG